The window agtcaagtaacctatattttaaaacagagggagtaatttacAATGCGCGGTGTATTTTGTTAACgagcaaatttttattttattttattatctatttgtaaaaaaatgaattttgctATTACCACTTACCAGGCCTGCAAATTGCAATTGCATGCATGATGCACCCATGTTCCAAATGTAAAAAAAACTCCATAAATATCTCATAACAAGAGCATACTGGTACAGGTTTATTAACTGCAGGCTTCAAATAGGTTTACAAATGTATACATGTAACATGAGCTACACTTGAAAAGTTTCCACTGAATGGAGGAACAAAAGACCTGAACAAGCAGTCTGATACGAAAAGTTTCTCTACAAATTGTAGTAGCTGACTATCAGCTGCCACGGATGAACGAAAGAAACTTAAAGACTGAAGAGTTTGCTGAAAGATATGCCCAACTTTAAGCAGCTCCTGCAGCAACAATGGACAAACTTAATGTTGCATGGATCAAAATTGCTTACGATATGTCGGAGCAATTTTAACAGGTCCACGTATATATATGATTCACAGAATTTTATAGTTAAGTAAATATTTAAATCCATAAGAAAATCGTATATCCCATGAttcaattaataattctttTGACCTGTGGCAGTTTCATCCTGGATTTGCTGCTGCTTCCACTTGttaaagtataagatccataaaggggcctcctctaacaccttaagattttagagggaatggttctctacatggtatcagagcttataagatccataaaggggcctcctctaacaccttaagattttagagggaatggttctctacaCCACTATCAATAAGTAATTTTGTATTTGGTAACATAATATACCAATATTTCATATTTCCTACATTGTCCAATCACCGAACAAAAGTTTTTTTCTAAGTTCTAACGTAGAACATAAAACTTTTAAAGAACGTCGTCAATCAGTCAAACTTTTGAGTCCAAAAATACTTACGAGCAGATCCGTTCATATACTGTCGCATAACTCCCTCAATTAACCTCTGCAGAGCCGCTTTCACTTCCTCCAACTTCTCCTACAAAAAAGTAATTATCACTCTTATAACACATGAAAATGCAAGAATATACAAATTCGCTAGAAATATCTGAATGAGTCTAATGCATTTTGGTGGCCATAGTTTATAAATTTACTGTAAATGCTGTATTCTTTGATTTCCAACTTATACTTACAATCTAAATGATAATTTGGCAGCTACCATCAAATGCTTCTTCTGGCCACCAAATTCcgtaaaataattattacatgTAATCGATATATTAGGACCCTCATATTAGCGATCCTAGTCAATATTAATTTTGCCAAATTCTTCACTCCTCTTCAAAAACTCTCAATTTTCTCTAATATATACCCTATAGGCCTACACGTCATTATCACAATACCAATCGCCTTCTAATTTATAGCTGATCTTCATCCTTCCATCCTTCCCTTGTTTCACGAACACCCGATCCATTTCAATTTTCACTTTGTCAACTGACTTTTTGACCTAATCTATATGCCACCCTAACCTCTTTGAATTTCCCGTCCACAAGAAATCAATTTCCCATTCCCAAGTTGCCTTATATCACAAAGTTTATGTGAGTTTTCGATAGCAAAGTCAAGATTGATTCTGTTGAGAAGCTGTGGTGGTGGTGAGAAGATCAGGATTAATACAAGGCATCATGGACTCAACTCTGGACAGTGGCTGATTAACAACGGTGCCGATGACAGCACCAGTTGATTAGGGTCGTGATGGTGGCGCCATATCTTAAGCGGACTTTATTAATGGTCTTGATGTTTTGGATTCTTATTGCCATAATTTGTTTAAACCTAGATCCCGAAAAGAGGAATCTGTGCATTCTTGAAGGGAGACATGCATTTGTTTCGTAAAAGAGGCAAGCATTAATTCCTCATATAACACCAAATTCCTGAATAGTGAAACAGAAGTAGAAGATTACCTCGTACAGTTTTTTCCATGTAAATGTTACATTACTACTGTTCATTCTACGAACCACTTCTTCATAGCTCTCCTCACCGAAATTCATCTGGTAGAAACGTTTCCAAATTTTGTCCGTTACTGGACTAAGGTCTCTTCCCTGCAAAGGAAAACCAAAATAAAGATACAAAAGATCCCACAAAAATTTCCTGTTTAAAGAAGTTGACCAACCCTCAGACTTGACTCTCTTACTTGAGTGGAGTCCTCAACATATTGTAGCTGTTCAACACTACAATGGGGTAATATTCGTTCCAAAAGCTTTCCGTCGATCTCCCCAACATCTCCTAGACAATCCACGTTGTCGATAGCAATTTGGACACATAAGTCAACCAACGACGGAACATTCCGCGTCCCATCTTCATCTTTCTCACACATGTTCTTTTCCATTCCTGCTAATTCCTGCATATTAAATAACTTCCCCATCAGATTAGTAATAGTAAAGTAGCATGGTACATATGAATTTCTCAAACAATCATAAAGATAATTCTCAATTGCCAACTAGTCCTAGTAAAACTTAGTAGTTCATAGTCCATATTTACAACATCTATGTTTCCACTTTCTTCCAGAAATGCTAAACTGCTAATACAAAAAGTTGTATATGCATGTAACTATATTCGCTAATAAATGACTATGGATTAAATTCTCCGATTTCATGTAATATTAGTGCGATCAAGTTTAAAACCAATTATATGTATTAACATACTATCATTGTTTTCAGCCTGACATGCACCTTATCGATTATcactaatcaaattaaaattttgaaaggtGACAAATTTTCTAGCTCGGGCTAAAAAcctaccccccccccccccccccccccacaaaaAAAGGTCATCCCAGACTTGTTCTTTGCTATACAACTACTAAATTGAACATGCTCTATGATTTGATCAACTTTCGTAATTACACAACCacataaaaacttatttttctttcagcAAGAAGCAGAGGCACAAAGAATATCAAGAAATTGTGTTCAATAGATAGATTTCAAACAAGATACTAAAGGAAGTATAATGAGTAGTACTTATGGAtcctgttaaagaaaaatcaattcGAACTAAGAAAAGCAAAGATTTTTTCAGACTTCAATGTAAAAATCTATTCAATTATTCATTTCCAACATATGAATATAcagtaaatataatgaaaaCACAAAGGCAAGCATGGGAGCATGAGAACTCAACTTACAGACAAGGGTTTGGTCGCGAAAATGAGACTGCTCGTATGTTTCGGTGATGTTTTTGTGATCAGTGTTCGAAGCTCTGTCGGTATTTAAAAATGTGCGGCCCACTAGTTTGTGGGCTTATTCCACATTTTAAGCAACTCTATAACATATGGGCTGCGGGGTTTAGCCAGATTATTTGAAGCGAGTATTGCAATTTACAATGGCCCTGTTTCGGaagttttttctaaaaatttaaaagtttattttttttagaaaataaatatatttattaattttttaagatatatatatatcaagaaaatgttttatatttattatttagtgaAAAAATAAGGATTAATttcagaatttaatttatagaacatatatgttttataaatttttttagatatacATATCAAGAAGGTATTTTATATTCACTGTATGGCGAAAAAACAAGGATTTATTtcaggaaaaaataaaattatattaaccatttTCTAgaaataaactcttattttttaaaaataaatttagccaaTCAGACACAAAGGTAGTCTCGAGGCTTTTAAGAaggaataatttttatttcatttaaagatgagataataatataattttaacttttcaTGCATAAATAAGTCAAATTTTATCGTGATAGAAATTTAGTGCGTCATATTGTAAATAATTTCGATAATAAAGTTTAATTGTGGTCTTTCGAGAACAATATTTGAGATAATAATCACTGCGCAGCATGCATCATAGTCCGAAAGTAGAATGTTCTCACATGTTGATCTCATTACGAATTTCTACTGGTATAGGttcacaaatatatttttcaaaacttgTGGGCATCAATTAGCCACTggaataaataatactccctccgtcccattttagttgtcacatttggttttgtgccggtcaaattgaccaaagtttgactgaaatttattaatattttatcaattgaaaaaataaaaaaaatatgtcaccggaaataacttttaatctactttaagatgtaatttttaattttttaaaataatgaaagagtgacttgtaatccttggtcaaaaattagtcaatttgaccaacaaaaaaggaaatgtgacaactaaaatgggacggagggagtatattccaTAGTTCTGTACAGAATTGCAAACCCTGCCTATCCATTTTAACCCTAAAGATGTATACATCAACTACACAGTCTACACTCTAAAGTTCCCCTGAGCCGCGGCTAGTCAATATGAAAAAAGCTTCTCTGCAAACTGTGACTGCTAATTATCAGCAGCTATCGGAGGAACAAAACAACAATCCTGAAGAGTTTGCTCAAAGATATGCCCGACTTTAAGCAGTTTCTCCTGCAGCAATAATGGAAAAACTTAATCTTGCATAGCTCAGTATAGTTTACAGTAGACACTCCTCTTCGGCGTCTCAGTCAATTTCAAACTATCAATAAGTAGTTTCAAAATACCAGAATAAATGAAggtgttttaacttttttaagCAGTTTTCATGCTAATCAATACTAATATAGGTTGATCTCAAAGACGAGCATGTTAAGTTGTTTCTGACCTCATCAAATGCTGCGCCAATCATCTGAAGACCAACAGGGAGGCCAGCAGGACCACCTTCAACTAAACCACAAGGCAACACTAGTGCTGGTAGACCTGCTAAATTGACATTGACCTGATACAGGCATTGCTTGTCAGGTCAGATATTACAGAGTCATAATGGTCCTAAAAGTGAAACCATTACTAATTACTGATATTAATGAAGGATACCAATGTAGCTTCAAATAGGTCAGTATTTTCAATATGACCCCAACTTCTTACCAGTACTCGAACGGAAGATGTTAAAACTTGATAAATTTCAGGTTTCAcgaaaaaatattatcagaaGCAAGACAAATACTTTAGTCATGGACAGGGTGTAAATGAGCTGAGCTGAATCGAATACTGTCATGCTCAAGCTCGACCAAAAAGTTCGGGCTCATGCTCATACTTGAGTTCAACCAAACCATATATTTAAGCTCAAAGCTTGGATCGAGTAAAGATCAGGAAACTTGAATTCCGCTTGAGAGCTCAAACTAACTGTCTAAAGTATttacaaaatcttgaatggattTCAGCTTGATttatcattaaaaataaattttaatttttaatatgcataAAAGTAGcttaaaatttagaaataattaaaaaaatgacaGCTCAATTTGGCTCGTCAGCTATTCCAGCCTATTGATTGGAAGCTTGAGCTTAGCTCAATAATACGCTAGCATAGCTTGAGCTCCGCTCGACTATTTGTCGTGTTGAATTCAATTCAAGTATTTTACAAGTTCATGAAGCATGTTGGACCTACCAGTTTCAAATGCAGTATATTTGAATACATGAGTCATGAGGTAGTAATTTGGTTGTAAGCAGTTTTTACCCGGCAATGTAGGTATCCGATGGAAACTGGAAAAATTTcgaaacaacaacaaaaaaagcaTCACTTACTGTCATGATGTCACCTGCATACATTGCCAAAGGATCATCTTTCTTTTCACCTGAAATGATGTTAGTGTCAGGTAACAAGTTCTCTTCTTATTGCAGGTGGTCAGAAGAATAACACTAAAAGGTAACAATAATCCCTTAATATCATATACAGTAGTAAATTACTAACACAGCTATTTATGAAGACAACATACCAATCTTATAAGCTGCAGATGGTGCTGCAGGAGAAATTAGGATATCATTTTCATCCAAAGCTGACTTGAAGCTTTTCCGAACTAGAGTTCTGACCTAAGACACATGTCAGAATGAATTTTAATCTTGACTTAATAGCATCTAATGCACAAACTTTCTAATATATATCGAACAACATAGTATAAACTAATAGGTGATATACTCAGAGTGGCAGGCAATGATGTCAAGTTACCAGCTCTTCTAAAGACACTGAGGTACTAGGACTTGAtagaatcatataatatatcttgGCACTCCTCATCACTCAAAAATCCATGTTTAGTTTAAGAGGGGATCACTAGGAACCCATATCTTTAAGCAATATTTAACCTTTATGTGTGAATTGAACCTGTGCGATAATACCATGTTAAGTTAGGAGGACTTTATAGGGACATATATCACATCTTGACAAATGGCAAGAGTCACATGCACAAAAGGCCTCTATTAATCAATTTATTTCTGATGGGTAGTCAGTAATTACTAAATTAAAAGACATCAAAGGGGATGTTAACGAAGATCTCATAGATGTAAAATGATATTTATGTGAGGATACATAACAATGATGTTAGCACCAGAATAAAATTTGCACCAGACTACTACACCAAAAAATTGCAAATTATTATAGGTCGTAGTTTTCACATTGTGACCCCCAATATAATAAAGCGTTCATCCGAGCCAAAAACAATAGTAAATTACTTTGCAGTAAGTGCTATACCTGCTGAGCACGCTTGTAATAAGCATCATAATAACCAGCTGAAAGGGCATATGTTCCCATTAAGATCCTCCTCTTTACCTGTAAAAGATGTGTGATAAGGTATTAAACTACATTTGTACATCCTGCCATCCTGGTACCCACTTCAAGTTCGTACCAAATTTATTGGAAATCTAAGTAAATGTTTCTGGCAGCAGTTGGAGTCAAACTATTAAACAATATAAGAAAACTGTATGTAAAGGTCAGATGCTGCATACCTCAGAACCGAAACCATGAGCACGAGTATTCTCATAAAGAGAATTCAACTCCTCAGATTCACATTGGTTGCCATATCTAGAAAAACATATGTACCACTTAAATTACAAGTTTATAAACATGACAgctataatttttgattttagcAACTCAAATTTACTAAAAATTGTAAACCAGAATCAACAAAAAGTAAGACCCATGGCAAATAACTAGCTACTTTATAGCTTAATCATTCTGTACATGCTTGGCGCCAAAGCTTAACAACTGCACCAATTAAAACCCAGCTCTGGAACCTCATAGATAAGAGAATAAGAAATGGAAGAGGGGGGTGAAATCAAAAAAGATTAATGCTGTAATTCACCTAACACCATCATATCTAGATAAGTTTGAAGAAGACTCAGATGAAGCAAGTATGTAGTAAGCTGGCAATCCTAAAGAAAATGATGGCAAGGACACCTGGCAATTACAAGCTGTTAGAGATTCGCCAAATATTTCATCCAAAAAACAGGAAAATACAAGGTAAATGAATAGCTATAATTTAAGGAAGAAAATAGGCTTATAAAAACATGGGGAACAATACCTCGGTTACAGTACATCCCAGTTCTTCTAGATGAGAAACAGCAGCACGAATGGACATCACTATTTCTGCATCAACTCCTTCATCTAGTGTTTCACGAATCACCCCAACACGCAATCCTTTTAATGGCTTGGAGTCTAATATATCTTTAGAGATGAATTGGGACGTGAAATCAGGGACTTCCTGGACAacaaaatattcataaagacTACGGCAAATTTTTTTCCGATCAGACTGTTTCATATCTTGCTAGATTTTAATTTGATATCCAGTTtgagaatttataattttaacagttaatttttatctatttaaaCCAATAAGAAAGGTCTATAGATCATAATTTCAGTTACAAATTGATATTGAattaaatctataatatatttatttatttaaggtAAGATAAGCTCAACCCATAGTAATTAAGTTTTACGAGTGAAAACAGAGCCAATATAAAATATCTGCTTTTAGCTCAATTTTTTTTCTGCAAAATCCCTATAAACTTTCATAACCTTGTGACATAATATCAAACTTGTAACGGGTTATTAGTTCAAAAATGGAATTATAAGGAATACAAATACCAAACACAAGATTCGGAGCAgagaataaagattattttgtaATTGATTCATGTTATTATAAAGACTTTCCTAAAAAAGAGGTTTCTATCTTTAGATAGTAGAGTGATAATAGGGTTTGTTGTTCATCAtggtattaattattatttagaaaCTAACATGGCTTTAAATAATATAGTTATTATCTTTAGACTTGATATAGTATTGAAATTTGAGACTCATCTCTTGTTATAGTCTAAGATCCATAGAACTCGTCTATTAGGCGGTTGAGAGATCCAAGGGTATTGGTTCTTCTGCAGCTAATCCAACCAAATTTTTCCGTTTCTTAATTAGAGTCCTACATTAATAAATAGATTTGTGTGATAAAATCAAATACTACAATTAGATTGCATAAGCGTAAAATCTTACTCGACGGCTACTAGTGGCATCATGTCTATCATGACCAGAAATAGCATTAAGGAGAATCCCAGTGTCAGAAACAGATGAACCAAAGCATCCGATAACATCTAATGATGACGCATATGCTACGAGCCCATATCTTGAGACACGCCCATATGTTGGCTTCAGACCAACTACACCACAAAATGATGCTGGTTGCCTTACACTTCCACCAGTGTCACTTCCCAGTGATACTACACATTGTCTGGCAGAGACAGCTGAAGCCGAGCCACCTGAGGACCCTCCAGGAACCCTTGACAGATCCCAAGGATTGGCAGTCACCTAATGAATTGTAAGATGCATTGGTCAAGTAAATAATGGTTCCTAACAAGAAGGTAATTTGGACTAAAAACTTAGGAGTATTTACTACAATTTAACATTGCAGGGaaattaaaaactattaaacCACCTTTACTCAATATTGAAAATTCACAACTCCACATTTAGGAGAAAAATTTCCACTCCAAAAGAAAAAAGCATGTAGTACGGTGACAGCCAATATAAGTAAGCGAAGGCCCAGAACAAGTACTACCAATCGAACATTGCCACCAGCTCAATATTGAAGCACCCCCTTGTGTTTTATAAACATCCAAGAAGACAATAATAACTAAAAGACAAATGAGTGTCAAGCTTAAATGAAAGATATGTGATCCACAATCATCAAAGATATACATCAAAGCAGACCATGTCTGTCTCATAGAAACCATAACAACTTTATTAGTAACCTTTGTTCAGCACAataatcaaatgaaattcaCATTGTTCACACAACTTGAGTATGAGCAGGATTTAGGTTTTACAACTTATACACTTCCTGTTCCTATCACTATTTCTTAAACAAACTTGACAAATGCATTCATTCTGTATTTAACCCCAAATCCAACTAGTAACCTATAtttagcattctcaacttcccAATCACGCACACAAATTACATTAGCACAACACTCAACTAAAGTTCAAAAGTAAGTGAAATTCGTTAAAACCCAAcaagaaccaacttgtagtattattaacATAGAACATTAACACTATACTCCACCAAACTTCAGGACTTTGCAATGCAGCaagttaaattattaaaactaaCAAGAACCAACTAACATCAAAACAATACACAACTAATTTCATAACTTTACAATGCGAAAGTAAAAATAGTAAAAACCCGAGAAGCCAAACCTGATAAGCTGAAGCTTCAGTACTACTCCCCATACCAAACTCATCCATATTAGTCTTCCCCACAACAATAGCCCCACTCTCCCTCATCTTCGACACCGCAGTCGCATCGTAAGCCGGTTTATAATTCTCCAATATCCTCGACCCAGCAGTGGACGGCATATCAGCCGTACAAATATTATCCTTCACGCCGACATAAACTCCGGCGAGGGGCCCCACCTCCTCATTCCTCTCAATCTTTCTGTCAAGTTCCTCAGCCTCTCGCAACACAGACTCCTCGGACACATACAGGAAGCTCTTGAGTTTCGGGTCGGATCTTTGGATCCGGGTCAAGTAGTCTCCAGCGAGTTCTACGGCGGTTTTTTCGCGGGAGAGAAGGGTTTTGCGAATATCGAGGATTTGAGAAGTGGGTGGGGGAGGGGAaggggttagggttagggtttgagAGGTGTGGAGAGATGATTTGATGCGGAAATTAAAGTGGGATAAGCGAGATTGGAGGTATAGGAGACGTGGGTTTTGTACTGAAGATAGCAGCATTTCAAGATTTTTGTTCAACAATTTTGCAGAAGAAAGAAAGTGGGATTGGAGATGTGTTTAAATTCAACAGCTTTCTTCCACTGGTTTGTAATCCGGGAGACAGCCTCAAACTGTCTGTTCCGGTTCGGATTTTCGGGTTTTTAGTTCTCGTCGGGTTCGGAttgaattttcagatttttaattttggttAGATTTTCGGATTTTTGAGTGCTGGTTGGGTTCGAGTTGAATTCTCAGATTTTCAGTTTCGGTTGGATGTGAGTATAAATTTCAGGTCGGGTCAATATTAGTTTgatcaaattgattaaattcaaatttcagtTTTGTTCGGCACAATAACATTCGCTTCAATATTTTGACAAATTAAGTTTGAATTTGAATGCTACACAGATTTAATATGAATTCGAAAACTTATACAAATCGAACTGGAttcaacaaaattcaaaacTATACTTACATAATAAAAATTCGGCTTAAATTTCTTCTGCAGCACATTTTAGTTTTGAATGGATGAGAAATTATTGTTTCATCCTGGTCTCCGAGCAATTTGAACAGTAACGGTTACGTTTCTAATCTTGAAATGGCTTGCGCCACTTCTGTGTACAATGGGAGTCGTACtggagatttttttatttttatttttttaaaaatgaagttGTACTGGAGATATAGATATATTCACATTGTGTAAAGATTGTCTAGTTGTTGATATTTACAACCATCTAATTAATCTAATATGACTGAATCATCTGCTTTATCTACattagaaagagatgatgcatCAGCAAGGGGACCTTCAGTCGACATACTTACTGTTTGAGTCGGGTTCTCCCAAAAGTGGTTCCGTATGGCTTTAAGTTTCGGGTTGATAGTTGAGAATCCAGGATCACTGAGCAACTCTTGAACATTAGTCCGACCTTCCAGCATGCTCACTGCTTGAGACATTGTAGGCCGAAGCGTCGGAGCTGCATTGGTACACATGAGGGCTACATTTAGGAGTACCATGGCTTCCTCGGATGAATATTCAGACCCTAATGCTGGATCAACCAGCTCCAAGAGGTTCCCTCTTTCTTGCAGCACATAAGCCTGAAAAAGCAACAGATTACTGAAAGTCCTCgcttaatattaatttttaatgatagATACGAAACTTTTAGTTACATGCAACTATGCAAACGAGGCCTGTCAAACTCTCCTCTCAAGGGAGTGACCACAATATTAAGATTGTACTGGGAATCTTATGACCTATATTAAAATAAGAATGAAGCGGAATTACAGAGTTGGAATTATATTTACCCAATCAAGGAGGTAAACAAACTCCTCCGTTGGCCTGTAGTTTGTGTTGCTTTTACCGCTAACAACTTCTAAAGCAACAACTCCAAAACTGTAAACGTCTGCTTTGCTGGTCAAGTAACCGCGCATTGCATATTCTGGAGCCATATAACCTCTGCAGCAGCACAGATCAGTATTAGAAGCTTCAGTATAAGATGTACACACAGTATAGATAGGTGTCCAGAATACATAAACTTGCTGCTTTACACTTAATatgtatttcaattttcaagagaGAGGTCTCTAGAGGCAATGTTGAAGGATAGTAGTGGAAACTTACATAGTTCCTGCAATCCGTGTACTGATATGAGTATTGCCATCTTCATTAAGTTTTGCCAGGCCAAAATCAGATATCTTAGCATTCAGATCCTTATCAAGAAGCACATTGCTAGTTTTAATGTCTCTATGCACAATTTTTAAACTCGACTCTTCATGGAGGTAGCACAACCCTCTAGCTATGCCTAGACATATTTTCCACCTTGTAGGCCAATCTAACTTTAACCTAGCTGTTGAGTCTCTTCCTGTTAAAGTATAGAAAAAGAGCATGAAAAAGTTTTTTAGCAAAGACAAAGCTATATCTTCCGGTGGCTTTTACATGGATTTTGGCATTTTGCACTTGAATAGACAGCTTACCAAATAGTGCATGCGACAAAGAATTATTTTCCATGTACTCATATATCAATGATAACTGGTTGCCCTCAACACAACAACCATACAACTTTACGAGATTAGGATGCTGCGATGCAGATATCATGCCTATTTCAGTGATAAATTCATGGTTCCCTTGTCTAGACTTCGCTGAAAGTTGCTTAACTGCGACTACTGTTCCATCCGGCAAAAAACCCTATAGAAGATAAATAGCAGTAAAATCAACTTGTTGAAAATGAAGTGAGTGAATTCTAGAACCTATTACATAACAATCAAGTACTGGTATAAGCATTTTCTTCATCACAAACAAACCAAAGCTTTTAAAAGAAAGCTGAAGTAGAATTCTTAGGTGAGTGGGGGGTCTATTTCTCTAGTTCATTGCTTCCATCTCCTTTTTTCTTACAAACAAATTAATTTGGAAATATTCTAAGTTAATATATTGCACATATCCCAAGAAAAATAGAAACGTTAGTGTTAAAATTACAATACCTTGTAAACTGGACCAAAACCCCCTTCACCCAGCTTGTATGCCGGATCGAAGTTTTTGGTTGCAGCTTTGATCTGTCTTAACGTAAATAGCGCAATTTGTAGGTCTAGGCCTTTGAGTTCTGCATAATATGCAGTCATATAAAAATCAGTGAAACATATGTTGATAGTGAGATGCACTCATAGGGGAACATTCTTCCTCCAAGAATAACTTGACAAACAAAGGGATTGaccatttactattttttaacgTAAACTAAAATTTTTAGAATAGGCCTTTAAGTTTTGCATAAATTGCAGTCATCCGAAATTAGTAaaatgtattttgatattgAGATACACTCATAGTTGAACATTCTGACTCAAAAGAATAACTTgacaaacaatatatatatcagtacaatataatatatatatattaatatatatattgactcaaaacaatattaatatgttaatattGTTGGAGTGCCGTGGAGATAGAGCAAGTTGAAAAAGATTTGGCACGATATTATAGATCAGTACAATTTTCTATGTTTTGCGAGACATGTCTAATCTTAACGATTTTTAAAAGTATCAGACA of the Daucus carota subsp. sativus chromosome 4, DH1 v3.0, whole genome shotgun sequence genome contains:
- the LOC108218011 gene encoding uncharacterized protein LOC108218011 translates to MEKNMCEKDEDGTRNVPSLVDLCVQIAIDNVDCLGDVGEIDGKLLERILPHCSVEQLQYVEDSTQGRDLSPVTDKIWKRFYQMNFGEESYEEVVRRMNSSNVTFTWKKLYEEKLEEVKAALQRLIEGVMRQYMNGSARAA
- the LOC108217664 gene encoding glutamyl-tRNA(Gln) amidotransferase subunit A, chloroplastic/mitochondrial; the protein is MLLSSVQNPRLLYLQSRLSHFNFRIKSSLHTSQTLTLTPSPPPPTSQILDIRKTLLSREKTAVELAGDYLTRIQRSDPKLKSFLYVSEESVLREAEELDRKIERNEEVGPLAGVYVGVKDNICTADMPSTAGSRILENYKPAYDATAVSKMRESGAIVVGKTNMDEFGMGSSTEASAYQVTANPWDLSRVPGGSSGGSASAVSARQCVVSLGSDTGGSVRQPASFCGVVGLKPTYGRVSRYGLVAYASSLDVIGCFGSSVSDTGILLNAISGHDRHDATSSRREVPDFTSQFISKDILDSKPLKGLRVGVIRETLDEGVDAEIVMSIRAAVSHLEELGCTVTEVSLPSFSLGLPAYYILASSESSSNLSRYDGVRYGNQCESEELNSLYENTRAHGFGSEVKRRILMGTYALSAGYYDAYYKRAQQVRTLVRKSFKSALDENDILISPAAPSAAYKIGEKKDDPLAMYAGDIMTVNVNLAGLPALVLPCGLVEGGPAGLPVGLQMIGAAFDEEKLLKVGHIFEQTLQDCCFVPPIAADN